A segment of the Terribacillus aidingensis genome:
TGTTGTGTGAAGTGAAAGGAAATGAGATTGTCGACTATTTGAGGCGGGGTGGAGTTTAGGAAGAGCTCTCTTATCTGTGAGGGCGATGTAATGAACGGATCAGCGTAACGCTCCGGAGAAGTTTGGTTGGCCCGTCGGTACGTTCACTATATAGTTCAAAAAGGGGAAAAGATGAGCTGCTTGGTATTCCAGGCAGCTTTTTTATAGGGGCGCAATCGAGATTTAACCCAAATATGCAAATAAGAGAGTGAGTTCGATTAACTACATTCAAGGCAAAAAGTTCTTTCAGAGGTTACTCTTTTGAAATGTGTCCATTTCCTTTATAATTTCGTCTGGTTTATAAGTGCTAATCACTACTGTTTGATATTTTAAAGTCAACTCTATCCCTTGCTTCCCGCTCATTATATAGCCCATTTCTCCTTTGAAATTCACACGAAACCCCCAGCCGCCAAAACGCTTGAATGGACTGTAGTTGATTGATTTATAACTTTCTATGTCCTTATATAAAAAATTTTTATAATGAAAATGGAAAGGCGTAAAGCGAATATAAAGGCCGTCCTCATGCACTTCAAGGATCAGCTTAGTCCATTTAAGCATGACAATAGGAAAAGCGATTCCAAAAATCATCCAAATTATAATTAATACAGCATTTGAAGAAGGCTTATTACCGAAAGGAAGTCCTAGAATAACTTGCCGAATGAATCCGTACCACGTAAAGGCAGCAATTGATAGTACTATAAACCAAAGCAAAGGCTGTCTAGGTTGCTGGACTTCTTTGAAGATTGCATTCTTAGCTTCTATCCTAATCACTCCCTATGAATATCTAGAGTCTTGAATAAATAATAGCGGACTCTTTAAATAGCAGCCCACCATTGGTAAAGATAGTTATTTGTTAATTAAGTCAATGAACTTTTTGACTGCTTCATCGTTTCCGGGATTAACGTAAACATGCTCTGTATTATTAATTATGTCCTCTAAATCCTCTCTCATAGTGTCTTCATCCAATCCTTCTGGTGGAGTGGGTGAGCCACCAAACCAACGTCCTGGCAATGGAACGTTGTACACATAAATCGTGCCATCTCCATTGGAACTATATGTTACAGATCCATCAACTATGCGAGAACCACTAAGCTGAACAACATCTTCAGGATAGCTGACAACGGGAAAATAATCTGGTTCGAGTGGAGTACCAGCTGGAATATGCCGTACATACAACCCGTCAATTTGCTGGTTAGGGCCGAGCTGCAGCCACACTCGCGCGTATTCGATTTCTTCTGCAGAATATCCAGTCAAAGGATCATCTACTTTGTTTTCATATGTATCGGTTGAATCTTCACTAGTTGTTGTTTCTTCAGAAGACTGATTAGGTTCTTCTGTTTCAGAGGAATCGGCAGGGGTTTCCTCTGAGTGGTTTGATGCAGCTATTTCTGACTCTGTTGCTGACCCCGAATTATCTTCCGTTTTGTCTGGAAGATTCTTTTCTTCAGACTCTTCATCTTGCTGATTAGAAGTAGATGCAGTTGGCGTTTCTAAAGACGCTTCTTTTGAATCGACATTGGTGCTTGTACAGCCAGCAAGCACTAGCACAAGTAATATAAGTGCAGGATACGAATACCAGCACTTACCAAGCTTCTTCATATTATCATTCCTTTCTTAGTCATCTATATTGTAACGTAGTTATTGTTCCAAATAAAGGAAATTAGGTAAGGTTTATAGTGGTTTAATATGCTTACTGAACCTTGTAGAGGTGAATCTTTTGCTTGGAAAAGGTCAAACCTAAAACACAGTGTTTTAGGTTTTTCTTTTTGCTGTTTTTTCAGATTTAAGTGAATAATTTTAATGAATTAGTTAAGCGTATTTTAGGAAAAATGTAAATAATAGAACTAATTCTAAAAGAGTTATCATGCATTGGTATATATGTAATAATAGATGCTAATATTTAGCGTTAAGTTAGCTTATAAAACAGATTAAATGATAATCGTGTATTTATAATAAAGATTTTAACAAATTGTGATGGGCGCATTTTTTCACTGCTTTCATTATAAGGAGATTAAAATTGATCAAAGCTAAAATTTCACTGAAGCATTGTGGTCAGTAGAGTTGGAGGTAATGGAATTGTCTATTGTTATTGGGGTTTTAGGAATACTTGTTTTAGTCGCTATAGCTTGGGCCATGTCAAATGATAAAAAGAATATCAATTACAAAGCTGTTGGTATCATGCTAGTTATCCAGCTTATATTAGCTTGGTTTTTGCTGAATACATCCATTGGCAGAACGATTATCAAGAAGATTGTAGATGTATTCACGAAAGTACTTTCATTTGGTCATGAAGGAATCGCATTTTTATTGGGTGATCTATCTACAAAGGGTTATTTCTTCTTTGACGTCCTTTTGATGATTATTTTTGTATCTGCATTATTATCCATTTTAACTTATACCAGAATACTATCAATCGCAATCAAGTATATTGGTGGTTTTGTATCCAAAATAACTGGTCTTCCAAAGATCGAATCATTTGTTGCCGTAAATTCCATGATCTTCGGTAATACTACGGCAATTCTGTCCGTAAAGTCACAAATTCACAAACTTAGTCCAAACCGATTGTTTATTGTAGCTAGTTCATCACTAGTAGCGGTATCTTGTTCCACACTAGGGGCCTATTTGCAGTTGATTCCAGCTGAATATGTTCTAGTAGCACTGCCATTAAACGTTTTCTCAGGTCTGATTTTATCTTCCATTGTTGCTCCGGTTACAAAGGAAGAAGATTTTGAGATAGATGTAAAAGAAATGAACAATGAAAAATCATTCTTTGAAGCCATTGGTAACGGTACTATACTAGGTGGTAAAACTGCTCTGATCGTAGGAGCGATGTTACTGACGTATATGGCTTTACTCGCGATGATTAACTTTATTTTGGATGGCATAGTGGGAATGACATTCCAGGAACTAATTGGTTACGTATTTGCACCGGTAGCATTTATAATGGGTATCCCAACCTCTGAAATCCTTAATGCAGGTTCTATTATGGGAACAAAAGTAGCTGCTAATGAATTTGTAGCAATTACTGACTTCGTTAAAATACTGCCTGACATGTCCACTAAAACTGTAGGTATCGTTTCGGCTTACTTAATCTCATTCGCTAACTTCTCATCCATCGGAATGATCTTGGGAACGGTACAAGCTATAGATCAAAAGCAGGCAAGCTTGCTGGCTAAAGTCGGCTTAAAGGTTCTGCTGGTGGCTACAATGGGATCTATATTGACTGGTACCATTGTAGGGTTGTTCCTGTAAGAGGGATAGTAGATTATAGTATGTGTGCACATTCACTTGGAATTTTTAAAAGTTTGAAAAATGAACTAATAAAAGACTGATATCAATTGCAATTTGATATCAGTCTTTTTTAGTTGCCATAAGTTATGCAATTTATCCAATTGATATACCGCCGAATAGTAATCCAAAAAGAATCATAACCAGAGCGGACAAGATGATCCATATGATTGCAAACTTTTGTAACTTTCCAAGATCTGTCCTTACTAATTCTATCAGCACCCAAAGCGGAGCTGATGTAGGACCGATTAAGTGAATTGTCTGGCCAATTACCGATGCTCTCGCTACTTCTATAGGTGCTACACCATATACATTGCCCGCTTCAGCAAGAACTGGCAAAGCCCCAAAGAAATAAGCATCGTTTGACATAAGCCAACTCAGTGGGAGACCTATTAAAGCTATGAATACTGTGTAGAAACTTCCAAAGTTTTCTGGCAGGACACTTACTATATCCTCAGCCATGCTATCAACCATATGTGTTCCTTGTAATATTCCAGTGAATATCCCTGCTGCTAATACCAAAGACACGACTGGTATGGCGTTGGCCGCGTGTTCTTTCATTACTTCCCGCTGCTTCTGTAAATTTGGATAATTGACAACGAGGGCTATAGCGAAACCGATAATGAAGAGTATGTATAACTCTATAATATCAGCTATTAAGAGTGCCATAAGGGCGAGTGTCAGAAATAGGTTGAAATAGATGACCCATTTTCTAGCTTGTACAGCATTTTGGGCAGTGGAGGCTGTTTCCTCTTGAGTCTTGACCTCTTGGCGGAGCTGTTCATTCGTGAGTCCAAGTCTTTTTCTTTCCATCCTTCCTAGTATAAATGCTGTAATTAATGTCCAGATAATACCTCCAGCCATAATAGGAAGCATCGGAAGGAAATATTCAGAAGCATCTAGCCCTAAAACACTGATTGCGCGCGTTGCAGAACCACCCCAAGGAGTACTTCCTGCTACGATACCTAAAGCCATAATAGCTAGTGTAGCTAGAATTAAGGGGTTGATTCCTAATTTACGAAATACAGGAAGCATTGCGGAACATACAATCATATAAGTTGTTGTTCCATCACCGTCCAAAGCTACAAGGATAGCTAAAATGGCAGCCCCCATACATATTTTTACTGGATCGCCTTTTGCGATTTTTAGAATTGCATTACTTACTGGATCGAAAAGACCGGATTCCATCATAATACCGAAGTACAGTATCGCAAATAGCAATAATACAGCTGTGTCAGAAACAAGCAGGATACCTTCAGCAGCAAATTCACCAATTTGTGATCCGAAGCCGCCAATCACTGCAAATACAATTGGTACAAAAATTATCGCAGTAAACGCTTGCATTTTTCTGAGCATTACAAGAATTGTAAAGACAATTATAGTAAGAAAACCTAAAATAGAAAGCAATGAAATTCCCCCTCTTAGTATGCGCTTTCATAATGGGTATTTAATTTCGTTAAACAAGTTTCCCCTTGTAGTCATCTCCTTTCTGTAAGCGTTGTATTTCCTATAGACTAAGCGTAATATAAGATTAGAAATAAATATAATACTTAATTTCTATTAGTTATCATAATGAAATTAAATAACTGGGAGGGGTTTAAGTTTGGATAAAAGAGAGTGCATTATTTTGATCACAGTATTTGAGGAAAAGAATATAACCAAAGCTGCAGATCGGTTATTTGTTTCACAGCCGACGCTTACATACAAGCTTCAGCAAATAGAAAAACAGTATAATATTAAAATACTTCATCGTGGACGCCATGGCGTCCAGTTTACCCAGCAAGGGGAATATATTGTAGAGTTCGCAAGGTCTACACTGGAACGACTGCAGATGTTGGAGGAAACGCTTTGGAATATGGATGAAGAACTGTACGGAACCATTAAGTTAAGTGTGGCAAGGGCTTATGCTTTATATCGGTTACCGGATGTTTTAAAAGGCTTTTCCGACAAGTATTCCAGAGTAAACTTCAATGTGAGGACAGGATTGAACTTAAACTTGATTCAGCATGTATTCAAGGGAGAATCGCATATTGGTATTGTCAGAGGAGAACATCACTGGAGTTACGAACAAAGGACAATTAGCGAAGAGAAAATGTGTATCCTCTCCAAGGATAAAGTCGAATTAAGTAATCTGCCTAATTTGAAGCGAATAACTTATAACACGGACCCAGCATTGAATATGGTCATTGACAACTGGTGGAAGCAAAATTTCTCTTCCCCACCTAAAATTGGTTTCCATTTTGATAATATGGAGACAGCCAAACGAATGGCCATGAAGGGGCTAGGCTATGCGATCGTACCTAGTATTATCATAAAAGATGAGGAGAACTACATAAGTTTAACTGATAGGAATGAAGAGCCTCTGCTCTGGAAAACGTGGTTTTTGTATAAGAAAGAATCCCTGGAGTTAGCGATGGTAAGGGAATTCATTCAATATCTTGATGATCAGTATGTAACAGGATACAAGTGAAATAAAGAAAATCTATGGTAGTTAAATTGTTATTTCTATTTTTCCTCAGCGCTATATAAAGGTATATTAATTAATAGATAGCGTTTACAAAGAGGAGGGATACTTTGAGTCTTAAAAAGAGCTTAATTCACGCAGTGGTAGATATCAATCACGAAGCATCTAAATACGAGTCGAGTATTGTACTGATCACTGGCAGCCGGGTGATTGATGTGAAGAGCATGCTTGGTTTGTCTCACAGCATTTTAAACTCGGAAGAATATAAATTAGAGATTTATGGTTCGGACGAAGAGGCTGCCAAGCAAGCTATGCGAAAGTTATTTGCTGAGAACGGTTTGGTTGTTACAATCAATTAAAGTAAGAGGGTGAGTGGCTATGTCAGAAGAAAAGAAACTGGTCATGGAGCAATTCTCTAAGAACGCAAAAGAATATGTTCAAAGTGTATCCCACGCGAAAGGTAAAGACTTAGAGTTGATCCTGGACATGCTCCAGCCAAGCAAGAGCTGGGAAGCTCTTGACATTGCAACAGGTGGTGGCCATCTGACCAAATTGTTATCTCCATATGTGAGACAAATTTATACGACAGATTTGACTCCGATGATGTTGAGGGAAGCTAGGACATTCTTGGATACGGAGTATCGAAATATTGCATACGTAGTTGCGGATGCAGAAAATCTACCTTTTATGGATGGACAGTTTGACTTGGTAGGATGTCGGATCGCAGCTCACCATTTCCCTGATAAATCCGTATTCCTTAAAGAAGTCTCAAGGGTACTAAAACCTGGAGGCGTTTTCCTCCTGGTTGATAATATAGTACCTGATGATAAAGGTATAGCCACTTATATTAATACCATTGAAAAGTTGCGTGATAAAAGCCATGTATCATGTTTGTCAGCAGGTGAGTGGGAGGAATATGCTGCTGCTGCAGGGTTGAACATCTCACAAGAAGTTACAAGAAAGAAGGTCTTCGATTTTCCTGTGTGGGTGTCAAGAACGACAGAATCGCAGCAGCAAGTAAACGAAGTTATACAATATATAAAGACCGGAACAAAGGAGCAGCGGGAATATATTACGGTTAGGGAACAAGATGAAGAGATAGAATCTATTGAGATTGATGAATGGATTGCCGTATTTACAAAACAATAACCGAATTGCCAGAGTCATTTAAGTTTTTATATTTAAAAAAGCTCCTTATCGGTATCAGTAACCGTTGGAGCCTTTTTAGTATTAGATATTTTCAATACTTTTAAGATGTTCGATTGCTTTGACTAGAAAGTCTTTCTTACCGAAGCTTCCTGATTTCAACACAATCAGCATTTCCCTTCCCATAGATAAACCTGAAGGAACTCCTGTGTCTATTTCTTCTAAAATGTAATTCCCCTTTATACCAAGTTTACGAGTCACAGTTCCGGAGGTATCTCCTCCAGCAACTACTAGTCTTTTTAAATCAGTCTGGTCACAAACTTCTTTTGCAATATCTGCTAAAGCAGCAGATATGCGCTTGCTTATCTCGAGCGGATGCAATCCAGCTTTGTGTCCAAGTTCTTTTGTTTCTTTCACAACTTCAGGCGTATTATCAGCTAAAACCAAGACATTGTTACCGTTGGTAATATAAGCAGACACCTCTGAAACTATCCTTTTAATTTCTTTAGAGGCATTTTCATAAGCAGTTAGAATTTCGCGAGAATCCAGGGTGAAAGTAGGTTCACCTTGTTTTTCCAGATAAGCAGTTTGCTCTTTCGTTTGAAGGGTTAAACTTCCTGAGATTACTAACACGCCTTGGTTTGGGTCTGCTGAAAATTGTTTGCTGTTCAGTTCTATAGGTTCTTCTCCGTAAAAGGGAGGTAGTTCCAAACCGATAGCAGAGCTTCCGCATATTACCTTGAAATTAGAAATTGCCTCTGCAACAATGCGTAGATCCTCTTGGGTTTTACTATCCACGATGCAATAACTATAACCCTCTTTTCTTTTCTCTAAGATTTTCTCCTGTAGAACTGCAGCACCCTGTCGAACAAATTCTAAATCAACAAACGTAACTTTTCGTTCAGTTTGTTCACTAAGAACGCGGACTAAATTCGAATCCGTAGTAGGGTGGACAGGATCATGTAAAAAACCGGATTCTTCAAGAAGCTTTCCGTCTACGGTATGGATACCGTGTTCTGTTTGCCGGCCATTTTCAGGGAACGCTAAAGAAACAACAGCAAATTCTTCTCCTAAAGCATCCAGCATGGCATCGAATTCTGTTCCAATATTACCTCTGAAGACAGAGCACGTTTTATTATGAAAGGTACTGCAACCAGCCGCCATCAGCTGTTTTGTTGCTATATACACTTTATTATAACTATCTTCCAAACTGTCTAATCGGCTATCTGTATCAACGATAACGACATTCGTGTCTACCTGTAACTCGGCATCTTGATCAAAGGTTTCGATTTTTGCTGTGTAACCACCTCGATTGAACATTACGCCTATATCGTTTGCTCCGGTAGTATCATCCGCAACAACTCCAATTGTTTTTCTCATTTTTCTATTCCTTCCTTATGTCTTATTTCTACTTTGATAGAAGGGCTCCAAGTAACATCCTGAAGAAGCTCATCATCAGCAAGTTGATGAGCTTCCAGTTTAGGATAGATGATCAAATGCCTTTCCTTTGATGGTCAACCATTACTTGTTTACATGTTCGATTCTTTGACGTGGTTTATACTTTGATTCCTCCAGAAATTCCATTACGACCTTCTGTGGCAGGCCATTGAGTTCGATACCTGCTGATTTTGCTTTAATCAGCATTTCACACGCCAGCTCTAACGTCTCCAATCGCATCTTTGCTTCTGCAAAGGAAGTATCAAAAACTACTACTCCATGATTCTTCATTACGATGATATTTGCTTCTTTGGATTTTTCAGTAATAGCATCTGCTAATTGCTGCGTGCCAGGGTGATGGTAGTCTACATATGCAATTCTCTCTAAGTAATACATTGTTTCAATAAATAGATTGGAAGGAATACGCTCTTCTGAACATGAAAACAAGGTCGTATATAAGGGAGAACTATGAAGGACAACATTGATGTCCGGTCTGTTCTGATAAATTCCTAGATGGAAAGGCGTTTCTTTTGATGCACGTTTAGTACCAATCACTTTTCCTGATTCTACATTAATTTCTACAAAATCATGCTCAGTCAAATCTTCCATGATAGTTCCTGAAGCAGTGATTTGCATGTATCCTTCATCTAGGCGTGCACTAAGATTTCCGGATGTGCCCCATGCAAGTTTATTATTTTTAAGGTATTTACCTGTTTCAATCAATTGACTCTTAATATCCATTTGAGACTCCCTTATTATTGATTAATTTGGGAAACGATTGCTTCAGCAAATTCAGAAGTGGAGGCATTGCCGCCTAGGTCGCCAGTTTTAATGCCAGCTTCCACTGTAGCAAATATCTCTTTTTCCATTGTTTTTGCGACTGCATCAAGCTTCTCATCCTTATGCTGGGAATACAGCCATTCGAAGAACATCACCGTACTTAGCATGATACCGATTGGGTTGGCAATATTTTTACCAGCAATATCCGGTGCAGACCCATGTGCTGCTTGTGCCATGGCTTGCGTGTCGTTCGAGTTGATTGACGGGGCAAGTCCCAGACTGCCAACCAATTCACCAGTAAGGTCTGAAAGGATATCCCCAAACATGTTTTCCGTTACGATGACATCAAAGTCGCCTGCGCGACGTACCAAATGGGCAGTCATGGCATCGATATGATAATCATCCACTTCAACTTCCGAATATTGCTCGGCAACTTCGCGGCATACATTCAGGAATAAACCTGTTCCAAGCTTAATCACGTTGGCTTTGTGCACAATGGTAACTTTTTTCTTTCGTGTCATGGCACTTTGAAAAGCGGCGTGTGCAATCCTTTCAACAGCTTTTCTGGTGAATACACCTGTTGAGACAGCCACATCGGGTGTAATCTGCAATTCCCCGACTCCTATATACATGTTTCGGTCTGTATAGAAGCCTTCTGTGTTCTCGCGGAAGATGACTAGATCAGCTTCGCCAACCATACTTTTTGTACCAGGCATCGTTTTCGCAGGTCGCACGTTTGCGTACAAATCAAAGTAGTGGCGCAGCTCTCCGCTTGGGTTGCGTTTCTGTTTATGTTCTTCCGGATAGGCTGCTGAATCGTGTGGTCCGAGAATCCAGCCATGGCATTTTTCGAGCTCATCTTTTGTGTACTGTGGAATCGGATCATTATGTTCCTTTATCGCTGCCCATCCCATAGGCAAGTCCACAAGATCCAGCTGCAGCTCATGTTTTTTTGCAGCTGCTTCGAGGATACTAGTTGTAGCGCTTACAATTTCAGGGCCAATTCCATCTCCGTTAAGTACGCCAATACGGTATGTTGTCATTTTGTATCAAACTCCTTCATAAGAGGTTTACTTTACATTTTAAGTATAAGTCGCTATATGAAATAAATAAAATAAATAATATGAATGAAATTTAATTGTATTTTTCTATATCTAGATAAGTAAGTGATGTAAGTTATTCAAGTATAAGTACTATCTCTGAGAATGGATGTTAGCGGACAATTTAGCTAAACAATTATCCGGAAGCAATAGTTTTCTTTCTACATTATCAGAAACAAATAAAGAGATATAAAATTTCTTTATGCATTACTATCGAGAATATGTATTATTGAAAAACTAATCACTGTGATAACATTTTTATGAAAAATGTTTGTCGTATAAGTTATATGTAAGCACTTACAGGAGGGTAAATATGAAGAAAAAAATTGGATTGATACACGCTACAATGAACTCTGTGCAGCCTATTTTATCCGCTTTTCAACAGCATGCTCCTGAAGCAGTTTTGGTCAACTTCATGGATGAAAGTCTCATATATGAGCTGAATGAAAAGAAAGTCATCACAAATGATATGGTTCGCAGACTTGTCGAGTTAATTAGCAAAGCAGAGAGAAGTGGTGTTGACGGGATCCTTCTGACTTGTTCGTCATTTACTCCATGCGTAGAGCAGATTAGTGATCTCTTTGACAAGCCATTGCTTAGTGCAGATATGAGCATGCTTGAAAGAGCAGTTGAGATAGGCAGTAAGATTGGTGTGATAGCTACCGTAGAAGCAGCAGGTCCAACTACAGAAGGATTACTAAAACAAGTAGCCCAAGAGAAAGCGAAAGAGGTAGATATTGAAACTGTAGTAATTCATAAAGCTTTTCAAGCACTACAAGATGGAAGAAAAGAGGACCATGATTACCTTATCCTTGAAAAGATTAAGGAACTGGAATCTAAATCAGACGTTATTGTCTTGGCTCAATTTTCTATGGCTCGTGTCTTGGAACAGGATAGCACCTTCCAAGTCCCGGTTTTAACCAGTCCTGAAATCAGTGTAAAAGCGATACTTCAAGAAATTCAAAAGCATGGATCAACAAGATTGAAGGAGCAGCGTAATGCCTGATCATAATGTTGTATATACTATTTTTATTTAACGAAAGA
Coding sequences within it:
- a CDS encoding citrate:proton symporter, with the protein product MLSILGFLTIIVFTILVMLRKMQAFTAIIFVPIVFAVIGGFGSQIGEFAAEGILLVSDTAVLLLFAILYFGIMMESGLFDPVSNAILKIAKGDPVKICMGAAILAILVALDGDGTTTYMIVCSAMLPVFRKLGINPLILATLAIMALGIVAGSTPWGGSATRAISVLGLDASEYFLPMLPIMAGGIIWTLITAFILGRMERKRLGLTNEQLRQEVKTQEETASTAQNAVQARKWVIYFNLFLTLALMALLIADIIELYILFIIGFAIALVVNYPNLQKQREVMKEHAANAIPVVSLVLAAGIFTGILQGTHMVDSMAEDIVSVLPENFGSFYTVFIALIGLPLSWLMSNDAYFFGALPVLAEAGNVYGVAPIEVARASVIGQTIHLIGPTSAPLWVLIELVRTDLGKLQKFAIIWIILSALVMILFGLLFGGISIG
- a CDS encoding nucleoside transporter C-terminal domain-containing protein, translated to MSIVIGVLGILVLVAIAWAMSNDKKNINYKAVGIMLVIQLILAWFLLNTSIGRTIIKKIVDVFTKVLSFGHEGIAFLLGDLSTKGYFFFDVLLMIIFVSALLSILTYTRILSIAIKYIGGFVSKITGLPKIESFVAVNSMIFGNTTAILSVKSQIHKLSPNRLFIVASSSLVAVSCSTLGAYLQLIPAEYVLVALPLNVFSGLILSSIVAPVTKEEDFEIDVKEMNNEKSFFEAIGNGTILGGKTALIVGAMLLTYMALLAMINFILDGIVGMTFQELIGYVFAPVAFIMGIPTSEILNAGSIMGTKVAANEFVAITDFVKILPDMSTKTVGIVSAYLISFANFSSIGMILGTVQAIDQKQASLLAKVGLKVLLVATMGSILTGTIVGLFL
- a CDS encoding HPr family phosphocarrier protein, with protein sequence MSLKKSLIHAVVDINHEASKYESSIVLITGSRVIDVKSMLGLSHSILNSEEYKLEIYGSDEEAAKQAMRKLFAENGLVVTIN
- a CDS encoding DUF6141 family protein, encoding MEAKNAIFKEVQQPRQPLLWFIVLSIAAFTWYGFIRQVILGLPFGNKPSSNAVLIIIWMIFGIAFPIVMLKWTKLILEVHEDGLYIRFTPFHFHYKNFLYKDIESYKSINYSPFKRFGGWGFRVNFKGEMGYIMSGKQGIELTLKYQTVVISTYKPDEIIKEMDTFQKSNL
- a CDS encoding isocitrate/isopropylmalate dehydrogenase family protein, translating into MTTYRIGVLNGDGIGPEIVSATTSILEAAAKKHELQLDLVDLPMGWAAIKEHNDPIPQYTKDELEKCHGWILGPHDSAAYPEEHKQKRNPSGELRHYFDLYANVRPAKTMPGTKSMVGEADLVIFRENTEGFYTDRNMYIGVGELQITPDVAVSTGVFTRKAVERIAHAAFQSAMTRKKKVTIVHKANVIKLGTGLFLNVCREVAEQYSEVEVDDYHIDAMTAHLVRRAGDFDVIVTENMFGDILSDLTGELVGSLGLAPSINSNDTQAMAQAAHGSAPDIAGKNIANPIGIMLSTVMFFEWLYSQHKDEKLDAVAKTMEKEIFATVEAGIKTGDLGGNASTSEFAEAIVSQINQ
- a CDS encoding four-carbon acid sugar kinase family protein — encoded protein: MRKTIGVVADDTTGANDIGVMFNRGGYTAKIETFDQDAELQVDTNVVIVDTDSRLDSLEDSYNKVYIATKQLMAAGCSTFHNKTCSVFRGNIGTEFDAMLDALGEEFAVVSLAFPENGRQTEHGIHTVDGKLLEESGFLHDPVHPTTDSNLVRVLSEQTERKVTFVDLEFVRQGAAVLQEKILEKRKEGYSYCIVDSKTQEDLRIVAEAISNFKVICGSSAIGLELPPFYGEEPIELNSKQFSADPNQGVLVISGSLTLQTKEQTAYLEKQGEPTFTLDSREILTAYENASKEIKRIVSEVSAYITNGNNVLVLADNTPEVVKETKELGHKAGLHPLEISKRISAALADIAKEVCDQTDLKRLVVAGGDTSGTVTRKLGIKGNYILEEIDTGVPSGLSMGREMLIVLKSGSFGKKDFLVKAIEHLKSIENI
- a CDS encoding class I SAM-dependent methyltransferase produces the protein MSEEKKLVMEQFSKNAKEYVQSVSHAKGKDLELILDMLQPSKSWEALDIATGGGHLTKLLSPYVRQIYTTDLTPMMLREARTFLDTEYRNIAYVVADAENLPFMDGQFDLVGCRIAAHHFPDKSVFLKEVSRVLKPGGVFLLVDNIVPDDKGIATYINTIEKLRDKSHVSCLSAGEWEEYAAAAGLNISQEVTRKKVFDFPVWVSRTTESQQQVNEVIQYIKTGTKEQREYITVREQDEEIESIEIDEWIAVFTKQ
- a CDS encoding LysR family transcriptional regulator, whose product is MDKRECIILITVFEEKNITKAADRLFVSQPTLTYKLQQIEKQYNIKILHRGRHGVQFTQQGEYIVEFARSTLERLQMLEETLWNMDEELYGTIKLSVARAYALYRLPDVLKGFSDKYSRVNFNVRTGLNLNLIQHVFKGESHIGIVRGEHHWSYEQRTISEEKMCILSKDKVELSNLPNLKRITYNTDPALNMVIDNWWKQNFSSPPKIGFHFDNMETAKRMAMKGLGYAIVPSIIIKDEENYISLTDRNEEPLLWKTWFLYKKESLELAMVREFIQYLDDQYVTGYK
- a CDS encoding aspartate/glutamate racemase family protein, producing the protein MKKKIGLIHATMNSVQPILSAFQQHAPEAVLVNFMDESLIYELNEKKVITNDMVRRLVELISKAERSGVDGILLTCSSFTPCVEQISDLFDKPLLSADMSMLERAVEIGSKIGVIATVEAAGPTTEGLLKQVAQEKAKEVDIETVVIHKAFQALQDGRKEDHDYLILEKIKELESKSDVIVLAQFSMARVLEQDSTFQVPVLTSPEISVKAILQEIQKHGSTRLKEQRNA
- a CDS encoding class II aldolase/adducin family protein, encoding MDIKSQLIETGKYLKNNKLAWGTSGNLSARLDEGYMQITASGTIMEDLTEHDFVEINVESGKVIGTKRASKETPFHLGIYQNRPDINVVLHSSPLYTTLFSCSEERIPSNLFIETMYYLERIAYVDYHHPGTQQLADAITEKSKEANIIVMKNHGVVVFDTSFAEAKMRLETLELACEMLIKAKSAGIELNGLPQKVVMEFLEESKYKPRQRIEHVNK